One Kitasatospora sp. MAP12-44 DNA segment encodes these proteins:
- a CDS encoding VOC family protein translates to MIRKLQMVALDCADAVQLAEFYANLLGGRVVADTGDSDWVEVHGFEGTPLACQRVEGYRPPEWPSQQHPQQLHLDFDVDDLDGEEKRALALGAAVLERTDQLRPEANWRIYADPAGHPFCLCLH, encoded by the coding sequence GTGATTCGAAAGTTGCAGATGGTCGCGCTGGATTGCGCCGATGCGGTACAGCTCGCGGAGTTCTACGCGAATCTGCTCGGCGGCCGGGTGGTCGCGGACACGGGGGACTCCGACTGGGTCGAGGTGCACGGGTTCGAGGGAACGCCGCTGGCCTGCCAGCGGGTCGAGGGCTACCGTCCGCCCGAGTGGCCCAGCCAGCAGCACCCGCAGCAGCTCCACCTCGACTTCGACGTGGACGACCTCGACGGAGAGGAGAAGCGGGCGCTCGCTCTCGGCGCGGCCGTGCTGGAGCGGACCGACCAGCTCCGCCCGGAGGCCAACTGGCGGATCTACGCGGACCCGGCCGGCCATCCGTTCTGCCTCTGCCTCCACTGA
- a CDS encoding LLM class F420-dependent oxidoreductase: MDFRIFTEPQQGASYDTLLRVAQAAEQLDYDGFFRSDHYLRMGDGDGLPGPTDAWITLAGLARETQRIRLGTLMTAGTFRLPGVLAIQVAQVDAMSGGRIELGLGAGWFEQEHAAYGIPFPDRRIDRFEEQLAIVTGLWETKLGETFSFDGVHYQLRDSPALPKPLQQRVPLLIGGMGPKRTPALAARYATEFNLPFTSVEQSKEQIERVRAAVEERGRAADDMIYSNALVACVGRDDAEVARRAAAIGREVDELKANGLAGTPAEVVEKIARYREVGSRRIYFQILDLADLDHLELIATQVKPQLD; this comes from the coding sequence ATGGACTTCCGTATCTTCACCGAACCCCAGCAGGGCGCCTCCTACGACACGCTGCTGCGCGTCGCCCAAGCCGCCGAACAGCTGGACTACGACGGCTTCTTCCGCTCCGACCACTACCTCAGGATGGGCGACGGCGACGGCCTGCCCGGCCCGACAGACGCCTGGATCACGCTCGCCGGGCTCGCCCGTGAGACCCAGCGGATCCGGCTCGGCACGCTGATGACCGCCGGCACCTTCCGACTCCCCGGCGTGCTCGCCATCCAGGTCGCCCAGGTCGACGCGATGAGCGGCGGCCGGATCGAACTCGGCCTCGGCGCGGGCTGGTTCGAGCAGGAGCATGCCGCCTACGGCATCCCCTTCCCGGACCGGCGGATCGACCGCTTCGAGGAGCAGCTGGCGATCGTCACCGGGCTGTGGGAGACCAAGCTCGGTGAGACGTTCTCCTTCGACGGCGTCCACTACCAGCTGCGGGACTCCCCGGCGCTGCCCAAGCCGCTGCAGCAGCGGGTCCCGCTGCTGATCGGGGGCATGGGACCCAAGCGCACGCCTGCCCTGGCGGCGCGCTACGCCACCGAGTTCAACCTGCCGTTCACCTCCGTGGAGCAGAGCAAGGAGCAGATCGAGCGGGTGCGGGCCGCTGTCGAGGAGCGCGGCCGGGCGGCCGACGACATGATCTACTCCAATGCCCTGGTGGCCTGCGTCGGTCGTGACGACGCCGAGGTCGCGCGCCGCGCCGCCGCGATCGGACGCGAGGTCGACGAGCTCAAGGCCAACGGTCTGGCCGGCACCCCGGCCGAGGTGGTGGAGAAGATCGCCCGCTACCGCGAGGTCGGCAGCCGCCGGATCTACTTCCAGATCCTGGACCTCGCCGACCTGGACCACCTGGAACTGATCGCCACTCAGGTCAAGCCCCAGCTCGACTGA
- a CDS encoding threonine/serine dehydratase encodes MHRLTYGDVKQAADRIAGRIRPVAIAPVDPGAIRTARRDPLDGRPEEPCQLWLALEYMQHTGSFKARGAQNFLAAHREAGTLPDAGVTIASGGNAGLACAWAAQQQGVRATVFLPTTAPAVKVARLRGYGADVRLVGAEYAEALAACEDFAAATGALASHAYDHPMIAAGAGTLLDEIRRQIPDLDTVVVAVGGGGLFAGVATAAQHHGLRTVAVEPENCRALNAAVEAGHLVDVPADSIAADSLGARRTSAMALHAAQQDGVHSVLVPDGEIVRARQALWDHRRVAVEHGAATALAALTTPPHHASARADGSSRGYQPGSGEKVVVVLCGANTDPSSLVQLAAEG; translated from the coding sequence TTGCACCGACTCACCTACGGCGACGTCAAGCAAGCCGCCGACCGCATCGCCGGGAGGATCCGGCCGGTGGCCATCGCGCCGGTCGATCCCGGCGCGATCCGCACCGCCCGGCGCGACCCGCTGGACGGCCGACCGGAAGAGCCCTGTCAGCTTTGGCTCGCGCTGGAGTACATGCAGCACACCGGCTCCTTCAAGGCCCGCGGCGCGCAGAACTTCCTCGCCGCCCACCGCGAGGCCGGCACCCTCCCGGACGCCGGGGTGACGATCGCCTCCGGCGGCAACGCCGGGCTCGCCTGCGCGTGGGCGGCGCAGCAACAGGGCGTTCGGGCCACGGTGTTCCTGCCGACCACGGCCCCGGCGGTGAAGGTCGCCAGGCTGCGCGGCTACGGCGCGGATGTGCGCCTGGTGGGCGCGGAGTACGCCGAAGCCCTCGCCGCGTGCGAGGACTTCGCGGCCGCGACCGGCGCCCTGGCCAGCCACGCCTACGACCACCCGATGATCGCCGCCGGGGCCGGCACGCTGCTGGACGAGATCCGCCGGCAGATCCCGGACCTGGACACCGTGGTGGTCGCGGTCGGTGGCGGCGGACTGTTCGCCGGGGTGGCCACCGCCGCCCAGCACCACGGTCTGCGGACCGTCGCCGTGGAGCCGGAGAACTGCCGCGCACTGAACGCCGCCGTCGAAGCCGGCCACCTGGTCGACGTCCCGGCGGACTCCATCGCCGCCGACTCCCTCGGTGCCCGCCGCACCAGCGCCATGGCCCTGCACGCCGCCCAGCAGGACGGCGTGCACTCGGTGCTCGTGCCGGACGGCGAGATCGTCCGTGCCCGCCAGGCGCTGTGGGACCACCGCCGCGTCGCCGTCGAGCACGGCGCCGCCACGGCGCTCGCAGCCCTCACCACCCCGCCGCACCACGCGTCCGCTCGGGCTGACGGGTCGAGCCGTGGCTACCAGCCGGGCAGCGGCGAGAAGGTCGTCGTGGTGCTCTGCGGGGCGAACACCGACCCGAGCAGCCTGGTTCAGCTCGCGGCCGAGGGCTGA
- a CDS encoding amidase has product MEWNFQTAEQLAAALRAGEVTSAELTDEAIARIERDDQAINAICVPDFDRARAAARDADQARARGEDRPLLGIPVTVKESYNIAGLPTTWGMPPHRDYVPAEDAVQVSRLKAAGAVVLGKTNVPVGLQDVQSFNEIYGTTNNPWDHGRTAGGSSGGSAAALASGFGALSIGSDIAGSLRTPAHFCGVYAHKPTLGLAAMRGMVPPPAPALPVDHDLAVVGPMARTARDLTLLLDVMAGPDPLTLGVAHDLRLPSARHEQLCDFRVLILDEHPLIPTGAAVRAGLNRVADALVDGGARAERHSPLLPDLTEAALLYTQLHFAGAGARFPVEAYEQLRTRAAGLSVDDQSLDAARLRGMVFSHRDWIGANNRRELHRHGWRQLFAEFDAVVCPITPTPAFPHDHHPDPLARVLDIDGVEYPYFDQLVWAGVATMPGLPATAVPAGRSPEGLPVGVQLIGPMFEDRTPLRLAELLEQTIGGFQAPE; this is encoded by the coding sequence ATGGAATGGAATTTTCAGACGGCCGAACAACTCGCGGCTGCCCTGCGCGCCGGTGAAGTGACCTCGGCGGAACTGACCGATGAAGCGATCGCCCGTATCGAACGGGACGACCAGGCGATCAACGCGATCTGTGTGCCGGACTTCGACCGTGCGCGGGCCGCCGCGCGCGACGCCGACCAGGCGCGCGCCCGCGGTGAGGACCGGCCGCTGCTCGGCATTCCGGTGACGGTCAAGGAGTCCTACAACATCGCCGGACTGCCCACGACTTGGGGCATGCCGCCGCACCGGGACTACGTGCCGGCCGAGGACGCGGTGCAGGTGTCGCGGCTCAAGGCCGCGGGCGCGGTGGTGCTCGGCAAGACCAACGTGCCGGTGGGACTGCAGGATGTGCAGAGCTTCAACGAGATCTACGGCACCACCAACAACCCGTGGGATCACGGTCGCACGGCAGGTGGATCCTCCGGCGGATCGGCGGCAGCCCTGGCGTCCGGCTTCGGTGCGCTGTCCATCGGCTCCGACATCGCCGGTTCGTTGCGCACCCCCGCGCATTTCTGCGGTGTCTACGCACACAAGCCGACACTCGGACTGGCGGCGATGCGCGGAATGGTCCCGCCGCCCGCGCCGGCACTGCCGGTCGACCATGACCTCGCCGTCGTCGGTCCGATGGCGCGCACCGCCCGCGACCTCACGCTGCTGCTCGACGTCATGGCCGGACCGGACCCGCTGACGCTCGGTGTGGCGCACGACCTGAGGCTGCCGTCCGCGCGTCACGAGCAGCTCTGCGACTTCCGGGTCCTGATCCTCGACGAGCATCCGCTCATTCCGACCGGGGCCGCCGTCCGGGCGGGCCTGAACCGGGTGGCCGACGCACTGGTCGACGGCGGCGCCCGCGCCGAACGGCACAGTCCGCTGCTGCCCGATCTGACCGAAGCCGCGCTGCTCTACACGCAGTTGCATTTCGCAGGCGCCGGTGCACGCTTCCCCGTCGAAGCGTACGAGCAGCTGCGGACCCGCGCCGCCGGACTGAGCGTGGACGACCAGAGTCTCGATGCGGCGCGGCTGCGCGGCATGGTGTTCAGCCACCGCGACTGGATCGGGGCGAACAACCGTCGCGAGCTGCATCGCCACGGCTGGCGGCAGCTCTTCGCCGAGTTCGACGCCGTGGTGTGCCCGATCACGCCCACTCCCGCGTTCCCGCACGACCACCACCCCGATCCGCTGGCACGGGTACTCGACATCGACGGCGTCGAGTACCCGTACTTCGACCAGCTCGTCTGGGCCGGTGTGGCCACCATGCCCGGCCTACCCGCCACCGCCGTACCGGCCGGCCGCTCCCCCGAGGGTCTGCCGGTGGGAGTGCAGCTCATCGGTCCGATGTTCGAGGACCGCACCCCGCTGCGGCTGGCCGAACTGCTCGAGCAGACGATCGGCGGCTTTCAGGCACCGGAGTAG
- a CDS encoding SHOCT domain-containing protein, producing MRYAVNLAADYPLLNVFWTICVIFLWVVWIMLLFRVFGDIFRDHELGGWGKAGWSVLVLILPFVGVFVYLVARGKGMHEREVERARRSQEAFQAYVRETAGPTGSADELARLAELKNRGDITEEEYQRAKAKALA from the coding sequence ATGAGATATGCGGTAAACCTGGCTGCGGACTACCCGCTGCTGAACGTGTTCTGGACCATCTGCGTGATCTTCCTGTGGGTCGTCTGGATCATGCTGCTCTTCCGCGTCTTCGGCGACATCTTCCGGGACCATGAGCTGGGCGGTTGGGGAAAGGCCGGCTGGTCGGTCCTGGTCTTGATCCTGCCGTTCGTCGGTGTCTTCGTGTACCTGGTCGCACGCGGCAAGGGCATGCACGAGCGGGAGGTGGAACGAGCCCGGCGCAGTCAGGAGGCATTCCAGGCCTACGTGCGCGAGACCGCCGGTCCCACGGGGAGCGCCGACGAGCTGGCTCGGCTCGCTGAGCTGAAGAACCGGGGTGACATCACGGAGGAGGAGTACCAGCGCGCCAAGGCGAAGGCCCTTGCCTGA
- a CDS encoding DUF2254 family protein: MTWPRRRWWAIVSGQERTFHQDPAFALRLLADPGLRALSSAVNDPATAVQVLDAWKGCSSGSPPPPWTPGP; the protein is encoded by the coding sequence GTGACCTGGCCGCGAAGGAGGTGGTGGGCGATCGTCTCGGGGCAGGAACGGACCTTCCACCAGGACCCGGCCTTCGCGCTTCGACTGCTCGCCGACCCCGGTCTGCGCGCACTCTCCTCGGCCGTCAACGATCCCGCCACCGCCGTCCAGGTACTGGACGCATGGAAGGGCTGCTCAAGCGGCTCGCCGCCACCGCCTTGGACGCCTGGTCCGTGA
- a CDS encoding sulfatase-like hydrolase/transferase produces the protein MSRSPNILLIVTDEERFTVPRPEGFSLPARERLAARGVTFGRYYAASAMCSSSRSVIYTGQHLPITEIYDNDNMPYIRPLDPKLGTLGTMLRSSGYYTTYQGKWHLSNAYITPQNPGPTTNALEPYGFAEFNDWGDIDGGAWAGLKLDPVIAGQAVKWLRNRGPVVAEDQPWFMAVNFVNPHDIMSFDYGGSSPVKLPPGLAHAVITKAAARIPVYSRTWDFDLPASLHDDLSGAAPAVLEFARMLDTVFGPVADDSHWHAGLNFYLNCMRDVDRSVETVLDALEASGQADRTVVLFTSDHGEMAASHGLRQKGNLAYDENFHVPLIISHPDFKGGVRSSAVGSAVDLAPSILSFAGVEDSKIAAQFPALHGRSLVPALEGGTVREGALTAVESIMPLDASFWGEFGDPDVHKRIESGALRPDWTKRGFLRGYTDERYTFARYFSPVNPNRPRTVDALFANNDVVLYDRQTDPAEMHNLAADPVHRELVARYSALLEALIDSEIGADDRAWVTERPHLLGWPTWRGDTAVPAGHMPAGAGVKQ, from the coding sequence GTGTCGCGCAGTCCCAACATCCTGTTGATCGTCACCGATGAGGAACGCTTCACCGTCCCCCGGCCGGAGGGCTTCTCCCTACCGGCGCGCGAGAGGCTCGCCGCCAGGGGAGTGACCTTCGGGCGCTACTACGCCGCCTCGGCCATGTGCAGCTCCTCCCGGTCGGTGATCTACACGGGACAGCACCTGCCCATCACGGAGATCTACGACAACGACAACATGCCCTACATCCGTCCCCTCGACCCGAAGCTGGGCACTCTGGGGACCATGCTCCGCTCGTCCGGGTACTACACGACATACCAGGGCAAGTGGCACCTGTCGAACGCCTACATCACCCCGCAGAACCCCGGACCGACGACCAACGCCCTGGAACCGTACGGGTTCGCCGAGTTCAACGACTGGGGCGACATCGACGGCGGTGCCTGGGCCGGACTCAAGCTGGACCCCGTCATCGCCGGACAGGCCGTCAAGTGGCTGCGCAACCGGGGACCCGTCGTCGCCGAGGACCAGCCCTGGTTCATGGCCGTCAACTTCGTCAACCCGCACGACATCATGAGCTTCGACTACGGCGGCTCTTCACCCGTGAAGCTACCGCCAGGACTCGCCCACGCGGTCATCACCAAGGCCGCCGCCCGGATCCCGGTCTACTCGCGCACATGGGACTTCGACCTCCCCGCCAGCCTCCATGACGACCTGTCAGGCGCCGCCCCCGCCGTCCTCGAATTCGCCCGCATGCTCGACACCGTGTTCGGACCCGTGGCCGACGACAGTCACTGGCACGCCGGGCTGAACTTCTACCTCAACTGCATGCGGGACGTCGACCGCAGCGTCGAGACCGTCCTCGACGCCCTAGAGGCATCCGGACAGGCCGACCGAACCGTCGTGCTGTTCACCTCCGACCACGGCGAGATGGCCGCCTCCCACGGGCTGCGCCAGAAGGGCAACCTCGCCTACGACGAGAACTTCCACGTCCCCCTCATCATCAGCCACCCCGACTTCAAGGGCGGCGTCCGCAGCAGCGCCGTAGGCTCGGCCGTCGACCTCGCTCCCAGCATCCTCTCCTTCGCCGGGGTCGAGGACAGCAAGATCGCTGCCCAGTTCCCGGCCCTGCACGGGCGATCCCTGGTGCCCGCCCTGGAAGGTGGCACGGTCCGCGAAGGGGCCCTGACGGCGGTCGAGTCGATCATGCCCTTGGACGCCTCATTCTGGGGCGAGTTCGGCGACCCGGACGTCCACAAGCGCATCGAGTCCGGGGCACTGCGCCCCGACTGGACCAAGCGCGGCTTCCTGCGCGGCTACACCGACGAGCGCTACACCTTCGCCCGCTACTTCTCGCCCGTCAACCCGAACCGCCCGAGGACGGTGGACGCGCTCTTCGCTAACAACGACGTCGTCCTGTACGACCGCCAGACGGACCCGGCCGAGATGCACAACCTCGCGGCCGACCCGGTACATCGCGAGCTCGTCGCCCGCTACAGCGCCCTGCTAGAAGCCCTCATCGACTCCGAGATCGGTGCGGACGATCGCGCATGGGTCACCGAACGCCCCCACCTGCTCGGTTGGCCGACCTGGCGCGGCGACACCGCCGTACCGGCTGGACACATGCCCGCCGGTGCGGGCGTGAAGCAGTAG
- a CDS encoding cation:proton antiporter produces MAGGVVAGYGALSRRLSTTVISGPLVFMLFGLAIGPLGLDLTSQSRDPEVTRTLLESALVLLLFADASAIRARDLRREEFLPLRLLLVGLPATMALGWLVARPLLSGLSVWEMALAGIILAPTDAALGQQAVSNERVPALIRGGLSVESGLNDGLALPFFVLALAAAGEGHGHPSVAETFLRALLLSGAIGLAVGWTGASLLRWSATREWSSSEWRQFLALAVPAIAYALCAAAEGSGFIGAWASGLALGIRLRQVPANRDDRAPSPDPAQTTRFTERLGLLLASLSFLVFGAVILGPTLQHLTWRMVVYAVLSLTVIRMLPVALALIGTGLRPASVAYLGWFGPRGLASLVFGLIAFEEHLPGMALLSDVIAVTVGLSILLHGASAAFLGDRYGNWFSRALRTDPGLRENMLTADGERRRPLSR; encoded by the coding sequence GTGGCCGGCGGCGTCGTTGCCGGCTACGGGGCGCTTTCGCGGCGACTGTCGACGACTGTGATCTCCGGGCCGTTGGTGTTCATGCTGTTCGGTCTGGCGATCGGTCCGCTCGGCCTGGACCTGACGAGCCAATCCAGGGATCCGGAGGTCACCCGAACGCTGCTGGAAAGCGCACTGGTCCTCCTGCTGTTCGCGGACGCGTCCGCGATCCGGGCCCGGGATCTGCGCCGCGAGGAGTTCCTGCCGTTGCGGCTGCTCTTGGTGGGTCTGCCGGCCACGATGGCGTTGGGGTGGCTGGTGGCCCGGCCGCTGTTGTCCGGTCTGAGTGTGTGGGAGATGGCCTTGGCTGGCATCATCCTGGCGCCGACGGATGCCGCGCTGGGGCAGCAGGCTGTCTCCAACGAGCGGGTCCCGGCGCTGATCCGCGGCGGCCTGTCGGTCGAATCAGGCCTGAACGACGGCCTGGCGCTGCCGTTCTTCGTACTGGCACTGGCGGCGGCCGGTGAGGGCCACGGCCATCCAAGCGTTGCGGAGACGTTCCTGCGGGCGCTGCTGCTGAGCGGCGCGATCGGACTCGCGGTCGGCTGGACCGGGGCGAGCCTGCTGCGCTGGTCGGCCACCCGGGAGTGGAGCAGCTCCGAGTGGCGGCAGTTCCTGGCGCTCGCCGTTCCGGCCATCGCGTACGCGCTGTGTGCCGCGGCCGAGGGCAGCGGCTTCATCGGTGCCTGGGCCTCCGGGCTGGCCTTGGGCATCCGACTGCGCCAGGTGCCCGCCAACCGAGACGACCGTGCCCCGAGCCCGGATCCCGCGCAGACCACAAGGTTCACCGAGCGCCTCGGTCTCCTGCTCGCTTCGTTGAGCTTCCTGGTCTTCGGTGCGGTCATCCTGGGACCGACCCTCCAGCACCTGACGTGGCGCATGGTCGTTTACGCGGTGCTGAGCCTGACCGTCATCCGGATGCTGCCGGTCGCGCTCGCGCTGATCGGCACGGGACTGCGGCCGGCCTCCGTGGCCTACCTGGGCTGGTTCGGTCCGCGGGGACTCGCCTCCCTGGTGTTCGGCCTGATCGCATTCGAGGAACACCTGCCCGGAATGGCCCTGCTCAGCGATGTCATCGCCGTGACCGTGGGCCTGAGCATCCTGCTGCACGGCGCCTCCGCCGCGTTCCTCGGGGACCGTTACGGCAACTGGTTCAGTCGAGCGCTCCGCACCGATCCGGGCCTGCGGGAGAACATGCTCACGGCAGATGGCGAGCGCCGAAGGCCGCTGTCCAGGTAG
- a CDS encoding GAF domain-containing protein: MGMHDQPHRPSRALPGPQIEQSIHLGLMGDQLGELSSAQQRMQRLLDAVRMVSRDLDLPVVLRRIVSTAMELVDARYGALGVLTEQGESPSEFIAVGLTEQQRGDLSAVEFPRGGGLLGHLIRHPEPLRVEDIAHHPKSVGFPHSRRGALAGELSTPGRCDRPPLPGQPPRSPGLTGMLCYLDSGLRRSPSAVSMFSRRPGSVRSARLNQLP, translated from the coding sequence ATGGGCATGCACGACCAGCCGCATCGGCCCTCCCGCGCCTTGCCCGGACCACAGATCGAGCAGAGCATCCACCTCGGGCTCATGGGTGATCAGCTCGGGGAGCTGAGCAGCGCGCAGCAGCGGATGCAGCGCCTGCTGGATGCGGTTAGGATGGTCAGCCGGGATCTCGACCTTCCGGTTGTGCTGCGCCGCATCGTGAGCACTGCCATGGAGCTGGTCGATGCGCGCTACGGCGCGCTGGGGGTCCTGACCGAGCAGGGGGAGAGCCCGTCGGAGTTCATCGCGGTAGGCCTGACGGAGCAGCAGCGGGGTGATCTGTCCGCGGTGGAGTTCCCGCGCGGCGGCGGCCTGCTGGGGCACCTCATCCGCCACCCGGAGCCACTGCGGGTCGAGGACATCGCGCATCACCCGAAATCGGTCGGCTTCCCGCACAGCCGCCGGGGCGCGCTTGCAGGTGAGTTGTCGACGCCGGGCCGGTGTGACCGCCCACCCTTGCCGGGTCAACCGCCGCGTTCACCAGGTCTCACGGGGATGCTCTGCTACCTGGACAGCGGCCTTCGGCGCTCGCCATCTGCCGTGAGCATGTTCTCCCGCAGGCCCGGATCGGTGCGGAGCGCTCGACTGAACCAGTTGCCGTAA
- the dacB gene encoding D-alanyl-D-alanine carboxypeptidase/D-alanyl-D-alanine-endopeptidase codes for MRSRIRGRLRAWATVGVTLAVAAGTAAAAPAGNPQSDFGPDITAIMNKPAYEHAQWSVLEIDPANGRVVHSTYPNQFFMPGSTIKLITISGAWHDLGPDHRFTTPVNAVGQINGSTLTGNLALVAQGDLTMGGRTKPDGSVDFTPIDHTYADDVPGATLTPEDPLAGLDQIAQQVRDSGITTVDGDVVIDARLFTPPPITPQPTPLIINDNVIDLLSTPTSPGQPAQLSWRPQVAPYQVTSNVQTVAAGGTTDIQVSTSPDGTAITLSGTIAADAQPTLKNSQIQDPNAFGRTALIEALGRAGVTVTAPPTGPNPDSTLPASYTGDPQVAAFVSPQYRDYAKLILNVSHNLGANLALCNIAANHGSKDCFDAFPVIHDFLSQTANVDPTQFQMADGRGDVPVDRVTPTGLNQLLAYWLRTPDADAFRTSLPILGVSGTGALYCTTDCPAKGKVFAKPGTIIGGDLLNQQIAINAQTYAGYLQADDGHLYTFFIGVNGAAAPSIQGFFDTNDDVDQIAVILQQEACAERAAGRPHHKADTSASRARSRTIRP; via the coding sequence ATGAGATCAAGGATCCGTGGTCGGCTTCGGGCCTGGGCCACCGTCGGCGTCACGCTCGCGGTCGCGGCAGGGACAGCAGCCGCCGCACCTGCGGGGAACCCGCAGAGCGACTTCGGGCCCGACATCACGGCGATCATGAACAAGCCCGCGTACGAGCACGCGCAGTGGAGTGTGCTGGAGATCGACCCCGCGAACGGGCGGGTCGTCCACTCCACGTACCCCAACCAGTTCTTCATGCCAGGTTCGACCATCAAGCTGATCACCATCTCCGGCGCCTGGCACGACCTCGGCCCGGACCACCGCTTCACCACGCCGGTGAACGCGGTCGGCCAGATCAACGGATCGACCCTCACCGGGAACCTGGCGCTCGTCGCCCAGGGCGACCTCACCATGGGCGGCCGGACCAAGCCGGACGGGTCGGTCGACTTCACCCCCATCGACCACACCTACGCCGACGACGTCCCGGGCGCCACCCTCACGCCCGAGGACCCGCTCGCCGGCCTGGACCAGATCGCCCAGCAGGTCCGCGACTCGGGCATCACCACGGTCGACGGCGATGTCGTCATCGACGCGCGGCTGTTCACGCCGCCGCCGATCACCCCCCAGCCAACGCCCCTCATCATCAACGACAACGTCATCGACCTGCTGAGCACGCCGACCTCCCCCGGGCAGCCCGCCCAGCTGAGCTGGCGTCCGCAGGTCGCGCCGTACCAGGTCACGTCCAACGTCCAGACGGTGGCGGCCGGCGGCACCACCGACATCCAGGTCTCCACCTCCCCCGACGGCACGGCGATCACCCTCTCCGGCACGATCGCCGCCGACGCCCAGCCCACCCTGAAGAACTCCCAGATCCAGGACCCCAACGCCTTCGGGCGCACCGCCCTGATCGAGGCCCTGGGCCGCGCCGGGGTCACCGTCACCGCCCCGCCGACCGGGCCCAACCCGGACAGCACGCTGCCCGCCTCGTACACCGGCGATCCGCAGGTGGCCGCCTTCGTCTCACCGCAGTACCGCGACTACGCCAAGCTGATCCTGAACGTCAGCCACAACCTCGGCGCCAACCTGGCCCTGTGCAACATCGCCGCGAACCACGGCAGCAAGGACTGCTTCGACGCCTTCCCGGTCATCCACGACTTCCTCAGCCAGACGGCGAACGTCGACCCGACCCAGTTCCAGATGGCGGACGGACGCGGTGACGTTCCCGTAGACCGCGTCACCCCCACCGGGCTCAACCAGCTGCTCGCCTACTGGCTGCGCACCCCCGACGCGGACGCGTTCCGCACCTCACTGCCGATCCTCGGGGTGTCCGGCACGGGCGCTCTCTACTGCACCACCGACTGCCCGGCCAAGGGCAAGGTCTTCGCCAAGCCCGGCACCATCATCGGCGGCGACCTGCTCAACCAGCAGATCGCCATCAACGCGCAGACGTACGCGGGCTACCTGCAGGCGGACGACGGCCACCTCTACACGTTCTTCATCGGCGTCAACGGCGCGGCAGCACCGAGCATCCAGGGATTCTTCGACACCAACGACGACGTCGACCAGATCGCCGTCATCCTCCAGCAGGAGGCATGCGCAGAACGCGCCGCCGGCCGCCCGCACCACAAGGCCGACACGTCCGCGAGCAGGGCTCGCTCCCGGACCATTCGTCCGTAA
- a CDS encoding DUF3592 domain-containing protein: MTTPQDSVPRADSRDRFTEGLAWSAEGTLRLFAVGATLAVLVGTGVAAWTGWGSGAWWDGWWTAGAGAALGVAAAALRLLLAARRGDERGGYWATLVVFTLLTWFAAGSAYLFGSWLDAYDLDGHATARVTATVIHCRTDVDNDTQCTYHWTMDDRTYYSTGYASTAWPDGHLTHVRIDPAHPGHPAVVGGRYWATWIGIVICGLLTLGLLVAWLITELNLS; encoded by the coding sequence GTGACGACACCTCAGGATTCCGTGCCCCGGGCCGACTCGCGCGATCGCTTCACGGAGGGCCTGGCCTGGTCCGCCGAGGGGACCCTGCGCCTGTTTGCGGTCGGCGCGACGCTGGCTGTGCTGGTCGGTACGGGAGTGGCGGCCTGGACCGGGTGGGGGTCCGGGGCGTGGTGGGACGGGTGGTGGACCGCCGGGGCCGGGGCCGCGCTGGGAGTGGCGGCGGCGGCGCTGCGGCTGCTGCTCGCCGCGCGCAGGGGCGACGAGCGCGGCGGGTACTGGGCGACCCTGGTGGTGTTCACGCTGCTCACGTGGTTCGCGGCCGGCTCCGCGTACCTCTTCGGCAGCTGGCTGGATGCCTACGACCTGGACGGCCACGCCACCGCCCGGGTCACGGCCACCGTCATCCACTGCCGCACCGACGTGGACAACGACACCCAGTGCACCTACCACTGGACCATGGACGACCGGACCTACTACTCCACCGGCTACGCGTCCACCGCCTGGCCCGACGGACACCTGACCCACGTGCGGATCGACCCCGCCCACCCCGGCCACCCGGCGGTGGTGGGCGGGCGGTACTGGGCGACGTGGATCGGGATCGTCATCTGCGGCCTGCTCACCCTCGGACTACTGGTGGCCTGGCTGATCACCGAGCTCAACCTGAGCTGA